One SAR202 cluster bacterium DNA window includes the following coding sequences:
- a CDS encoding TIM barrel protein translates to MRQATFQNLRRPPLSGMMHYPLEALQRLGLAVEGEIHSTRDRMLPYRDIMISAHGPTSIDGLGLNVGATDDAYRKLCIRAVMDYIDMVRDFPKLKQVSIHFNAMVWRDADPPRVTYGDYARMIDGYRQIADYAAKYAVEIVIENQGLEWTGIAPETTGDQVDWSKQAYQFFGVTPDDLSQAYDDIGKSNVGLTLDASHACTYVQRFPTEHRERELMKFLDLAPKVRHVHWSDNFLYDPRGRADTHGDLGTGTLPRPFHRSIRGMDATILLETFGPVEGLERQIEWVRGL, encoded by the coding sequence ATGCGCCAGGCAACCTTTCAGAATCTCCGCCGTCCGCCGCTCTCCGGCATGATGCACTACCCCCTCGAAGCACTCCAGCGCCTCGGCCTAGCTGTCGAGGGCGAGATACACAGCACCCGCGACCGGATGCTCCCGTATCGCGACATCATGATCAGCGCCCACGGCCCTACGTCCATCGATGGCCTGGGCCTCAACGTCGGCGCAACGGACGACGCCTACCGGAAGCTATGCATCCGGGCGGTCATGGACTACATAGACATGGTGCGCGACTTCCCGAAGCTGAAACAGGTAAGCATCCACTTCAACGCGATGGTGTGGCGCGACGCGGACCCGCCGCGCGTCACCTACGGCGACTACGCCCGCATGATAGACGGCTACCGGCAGATCGCAGACTACGCGGCGAAGTACGCCGTGGAGATAGTGATCGAAAATCAGGGGCTGGAGTGGACCGGCATCGCGCCGGAGACCACCGGCGACCAGGTAGACTGGTCAAAGCAGGCGTACCAGTTCTTCGGCGTCACACCTGACGATCTCTCGCAGGCGTACGACGACATCGGGAAATCCAACGTTGGCCTCACGCTGGACGCCAGCCACGCCTGCACATACGTTCAGCGCTTCCCGACAGAGCACCGCGAACGGGAGCTGATGAAATTCCTAGACCTCGCCCCCAAAGTCCGCCACGTCCACTGGAGCGACAACTTCCTGTACGACCCCCGCGGCCGTGCAGACACCCACGGAGACCTCGGCACCGGCACATTGCCCCGCCCATTCCACCGCTCAATCCGTGGCATGGACGCAACGATATTGCTGGAGACGTTCGGGCCGGTGGAGGGATTGGAAAGGCAGATCGAGTGGGTGCGGGGATTGTGA